Proteins co-encoded in one Streptomyces roseochromogenus subsp. oscitans DS 12.976 genomic window:
- a CDS encoding sodium:solute symporter family protein gives MQTPTDTPLYLAAELRLPTNWLDYTILAIYFIVVLGIGFAARRSVKTSLDFFLSGRSLPAWITGLAFISANLAATEILGMAANSAQYGAYTVHWYWIGAIPAMVFLGLVMMPFYYGSKVRSVPEFLLLRFDRAAHLLSSILFAFAAILIAGVNLYALAIVVEALLGWPQWVAIVVAGAFVLAYITLGGLSSAIYNEVLQFFVILAALIPITVLGLKKAGGWSGLTDKLTATHGHNFTTAWGGTGIGSVNPLGANWLTIVLGLGFVLSFGYWTTNFAEVQRALSAKNLSAGQRTPLIAAYPKIFIVFLVMIPGLVAAALVPKIGSSGSGLQYNDAIPYLMQELLPNGVLGIAVTGLLAAFMAGMAANVSSFNTVFTNDIWAKYVVRGREDTYYVRFGRLITAIGVAASVGTAFLASSFSNIMSYLQTLFSFFNVPMFVVFIVGMFWKRASAKSGFWGLLAGTVTAMVNYFVLYKKGIISIPSDQGANFVSAIAGFVAGAVVMVAVSFFTKPKPAQELQGLVYGTRSPGMAEPPAPGDEAWYRKPALLGWGAVVLAAACYIPFSF, from the coding sequence ATGCAAACCCCCACAGACACCCCGCTCTATCTGGCGGCGGAACTACGGCTCCCCACCAACTGGCTGGACTACACGATCCTGGCGATCTACTTCATCGTCGTCCTCGGCATCGGCTTCGCGGCCCGCCGCTCGGTGAAGACCAGCCTCGACTTCTTCCTCTCCGGACGCTCGCTGCCCGCCTGGATCACCGGCCTCGCCTTCATCTCGGCGAACCTGGCGGCCACCGAGATCCTGGGCATGGCCGCGAACAGCGCCCAGTACGGCGCCTACACCGTGCACTGGTACTGGATCGGCGCCATCCCGGCCATGGTCTTCCTGGGCCTGGTGATGATGCCCTTCTACTACGGCAGCAAGGTCCGCTCGGTCCCCGAGTTCCTGCTGCTGCGCTTCGACCGGGCCGCCCACCTGCTCAGTTCGATCCTGTTCGCGTTCGCCGCGATCCTGATCGCGGGCGTCAACCTCTATGCCCTCGCGATCGTCGTCGAGGCGCTGCTGGGCTGGCCGCAGTGGGTCGCGATCGTGGTCGCCGGCGCGTTCGTGCTGGCGTACATCACCCTCGGCGGTCTGTCCTCGGCGATCTACAACGAGGTCCTCCAGTTCTTCGTGATCCTGGCCGCCCTCATCCCGATCACCGTGCTCGGCCTGAAGAAGGCCGGCGGCTGGAGCGGGCTGACCGACAAGCTCACCGCCACCCACGGCCACAACTTCACCACCGCCTGGGGCGGCACCGGCATCGGCAGCGTCAACCCGCTCGGCGCCAACTGGCTGACCATCGTCCTCGGCCTCGGCTTCGTGCTCTCCTTCGGCTACTGGACCACCAACTTCGCCGAGGTGCAGCGCGCGCTGTCCGCTAAGAACCTCTCCGCAGGCCAGCGCACCCCGCTGATCGCCGCCTATCCGAAGATCTTCATCGTGTTCCTGGTGATGATCCCGGGCCTGGTCGCCGCCGCGCTCGTGCCGAAGATCGGCTCCTCCGGCTCCGGCCTGCAGTACAACGACGCCATCCCGTACCTGATGCAGGAACTGCTGCCCAACGGCGTGCTCGGCATCGCGGTCACCGGTCTGCTGGCGGCCTTCATGGCGGGCATGGCGGCGAACGTGTCGTCCTTCAACACCGTGTTCACGAACGACATCTGGGCCAAGTACGTGGTGCGCGGCCGCGAGGACACCTACTACGTCCGCTTCGGCCGCCTGATCACCGCGATCGGCGTGGCCGCCTCGGTCGGTACGGCGTTCCTGGCGTCCTCGTTCTCGAACATCATGAGCTACCTGCAGACGCTGTTCTCCTTCTTCAACGTGCCGATGTTCGTGGTGTTCATCGTCGGCATGTTCTGGAAGCGCGCGTCCGCCAAGTCCGGCTTCTGGGGCCTGCTCGCGGGCACCGTCACCGCGATGGTGAACTACTTCGTGCTCTACAAGAAGGGCATCATCTCCATCCCCTCCGACCAGGGCGCCAACTTCGTCTCCGCGATCGCGGGCTTCGTGGCGGGCGCGGTCGTGATGGTCGCGGTGTCCTTCTTCACGAAGCCGAAGCCGGCGCAGGAACTCCAGGGGCTGGTCTACGGCACCCGCTCCCCCGGCATGGCCGAGCCGCCCGCGCCCGGTGACGAGGCCTGGTACCGCAAGCCGGCCCTGCTGGGCTGGGGCGCGGTCGTGCTGGCCGCCGCCTGCTACATCCCGTTCTCGTTCTGA
- the galT gene encoding galactose-1-phosphate uridylyltransferase encodes MKKTSTRLADGRELIYYDLRDDTVRDAVDRRPLDRTVTTSEIRQDVLLGDSVAVASHRQGRTYLPPADECPLCPTHGDRLSEIPDSSYDVVVFENRFPSLAGDSGRCEVVCFTSDHDASFADLSAEQARLVLDAWTDRTSELSHLPSVEQVFCFENRGEEIGVTLGHPHGQIYAYPFTTPRTALMLRSLAAHKEATGGENLFDAVLERELAAERVVLEGEHWVAFVPYAAHWPYEVHLYPKRRVPDLLALDEAARTEFSQVYLELLRRFDRIFGTGEPPTPYIAAWHQAPFGALAEFDGVTRDDFALHLELFTIRRTSGKLKFLAGSESGMSVFINDVPPERAAERLREVASS; translated from the coding sequence TTGAAGAAGACCTCGACACGGCTGGCCGACGGTCGTGAGCTGATCTACTACGACCTTCGGGACGACACCGTGCGGGACGCCGTCGACCGCCGTCCCCTGGACCGCACTGTGACCACCTCCGAGATCCGCCAGGACGTGCTGCTCGGCGACTCGGTCGCCGTCGCCTCGCACCGCCAGGGCCGCACCTACCTTCCGCCAGCCGACGAGTGCCCGCTGTGCCCGACGCACGGCGACCGGCTCAGCGAGATCCCGGACTCGTCGTACGACGTCGTCGTCTTCGAGAACCGGTTCCCCTCGCTCGCCGGCGACTCCGGCCGCTGCGAGGTCGTCTGCTTCACCTCGGACCACGACGCCTCCTTCGCGGACCTGAGCGCCGAGCAGGCGCGTCTCGTGCTGGACGCCTGGACGGACCGTACGTCGGAGCTGTCGCATCTGCCCTCCGTCGAGCAGGTCTTCTGCTTCGAGAACAGGGGCGAGGAGATCGGCGTGACCCTCGGCCACCCGCACGGACAGATCTACGCCTACCCCTTCACCACCCCGCGCACCGCCCTGATGCTCCGCTCGCTCGCCGCGCACAAGGAGGCGACGGGCGGGGAGAACCTGTTCGACGCCGTCCTGGAGCGGGAGCTGGCCGCCGAGCGGGTCGTCCTTGAGGGTGAACACTGGGTCGCGTTCGTGCCGTACGCGGCGCACTGGCCGTACGAGGTCCACCTGTATCCGAAGCGCCGGGTCCCCGACCTGCTCGCGCTCGACGAGGCGGCGCGCACAGAGTTCTCCCAGGTCTATCTGGAACTCTTGAGGCGCTTCGACCGGATCTTCGGCACCGGTGAGCCTCCGACGCCGTACATCGCGGCCTGGCACCAGGCCCCGTTCGGCGCGCTGGCGGAGTTCGACGGAGTGACGAGGGACGACTTCGCGCTCCACCTCGAGCTTTTCACCATCCGCCGCACTTCCGGCAAGCTGAAGTTTCTCGCGGGTTCCGAGTCCGGCATGAGCGTGTTCATCAACGACGTGCCGCCGGAGCGCGCGGCCGAGCGACTGCGAGAGGTAGCGAGTTCATGA